Proteins encoded together in one Pseudobacteroides sp. window:
- the fabD gene encoding ACP S-malonyltransferase — MGKLAFIFPGQGAQSVGMGKEICENFKASSDIFEEASESLGFDIKKMIFEGDIETLKITENTQPTILTTSIACLMPLLENGKKPDVVAGLSLGEYTAHVAASTMLFKDAVALVKKRGKYMQEAVPLGVGTMAAILGLEGQDVIDCCKEASSVGIVEPANFNCPGQVVVAGEVKAVEKVVELAKEKGAKRSMVLPVSAPFHCSMLKPAGDKLALELGNINLNEFKCPLVTNVTAKYINDTSVVKDLLVRQVSSPTLWEESVKSMLNDGVDTFVEIGPGKALSGFIKKINKEARTFNVEDMESLKKTLSEM; from the coding sequence TTTTTGAAGAAGCATCTGAAAGCCTTGGTTTCGATATTAAAAAAATGATTTTTGAGGGTGATATTGAAACATTAAAAATCACAGAAAATACTCAGCCTACTATACTTACAACAAGTATTGCATGTCTTATGCCATTACTGGAAAACGGCAAAAAGCCTGATGTAGTAGCAGGATTAAGCCTTGGGGAATATACAGCACATGTAGCAGCATCTACTATGCTTTTTAAAGACGCTGTAGCCCTTGTTAAGAAAAGGGGTAAATATATGCAGGAGGCTGTTCCTTTAGGGGTTGGCACAATGGCTGCCATACTTGGTCTTGAGGGTCAGGATGTTATTGATTGCTGTAAGGAAGCTTCTTCAGTGGGGATTGTAGAGCCTGCGAACTTTAATTGCCCCGGTCAGGTTGTTGTTGCAGGGGAAGTTAAGGCCGTTGAAAAAGTTGTTGAGCTGGCAAAGGAAAAGGGAGCGAAGCGTTCAATGGTATTGCCTGTAAGTGCACCTTTCCACTGCAGCATGTTAAAACCTGCAGGTGATAAGCTTGCTTTAGAGCTGGGGAACATCAATCTAAATGAGTTTAAGTGTCCTTTGGTCACTAATGTTACTGCCAAATACATAAATGATACGTCAGTGGTTAAGGACTTATTGGTCAGACAGGTTTCCAGCCCAACTCTCTGGGAAGAAAGCGTAAAATCCATGCTTAATGACGGCGTAGATACATTTGTTGAAATAGGCCCTGGAAAAGCTTTATCAGGGTTTATTAAGAAAATAAACAAAGAAGCAAGAACTTTCAATGTAGAAGACATGGAATCACTTAAAAAGACACTTAGTGAGATGTAA